The proteins below are encoded in one region of Fimbriimonadaceae bacterium:
- a CDS encoding MarR family transcriptional regulator, with product MDSRDRDAGHDVSEVEDRFVVEWGRMSSSWGINRTMAQIHALLLLTGRPFTVEELIERLHISRGNASMNLRDLVDWGIIRRSRNPGDRKDTYQSEADVYQVFARVIRERKRREIDPTVDALRECLAMVPTEDESGEAEKLKERLRAILEIFGTIDRIYDQVFLSDDGFRQAVRLLNDGDLGFEMKKVR from the coding sequence GTGGATTCACGTGATCGAGACGCCGGCCACGACGTGAGCGAGGTCGAAGACCGCTTCGTCGTTGAGTGGGGGCGGATGAGCTCCAGTTGGGGCATCAACCGTACGATGGCTCAGATCCACGCCTTGCTCCTTTTGACCGGGCGGCCCTTCACGGTCGAGGAACTGATCGAAAGGCTCCACATCAGCCGTGGCAACGCGAGCATGAACCTGCGGGATCTCGTCGACTGGGGCATCATCCGCCGCTCGCGCAACCCGGGAGACCGGAAGGACACCTATCAGAGCGAGGCTGACGTCTACCAGGTCTTCGCCCGGGTGATCCGTGAGCGGAAGAGGCGGGAGATCGATCCGACCGTTGACGCCCTGCGGGAGTGCCTTGCGATGGTGCCGACCGAGGACGAATCCGGCGAAGCGGAAAAACTTAAGGAAAGACTGAGGGCGATCCTCGAGATCTTTGGCACGATCGACCGAATCTATGACCAGGTGTTCCTTTCCGACGACGGTTTTCGGCAGGCCGTCCGGCTCCTGAACGATGGCGACCTGGGCTTTGAAATGAAGAAGGTAAGGTGA
- a CDS encoding PilZ domain-containing protein, whose translation MGKGNPYEGNRARLQRLSDAKFFGGWVLRIADKAIVVKAPDAPGFQTGETFHFQVFGQDASLVFQARFASAIGDQAVFELSQNPRQIPSNEQARRTVRGITANLAHPSGSVELEIFDASYDGLGVLCALELQNGETYQVQMQSPVGDLQVSATVRHCKPAGDRLNRYRVGFQIQADSRTELARWRSQLGLAA comes from the coding sequence ATGGGCAAAGGCAATCCTTACGAGGGCAACCGAGCCAGGCTGCAGAGGCTTTCCGACGCTAAGTTCTTTGGCGGCTGGGTCTTGCGCATAGCGGATAAGGCGATCGTCGTCAAGGCGCCGGACGCCCCCGGATTCCAGACCGGCGAGACGTTCCACTTCCAGGTCTTTGGCCAAGACGCGAGCCTCGTGTTCCAGGCCCGTTTCGCCAGCGCCATCGGCGACCAAGCGGTGTTCGAACTCAGCCAGAACCCACGACAGATCCCTTCAAACGAGCAGGCGAGGCGCACCGTGCGAGGCATCACGGCCAACCTTGCCCATCCGTCCGGCTCGGTGGAACTTGAAATCTTCGACGCCAGTTACGACGGCCTGGGCGTCCTTTGCGCCTTGGAACTTCAGAACGGCGAGACCTACCAGGTCCAGATGCAGTCGCCGGTCGGCGACCTTCAGGTCTCGGCCACCGTCCGGCACTGCAAACCTGCCGGCGACCGACTCAACCGGTACCGCGTGGGCTTCCAGATCCAGGCCGACTCGCGGACAGAGCTCGCCCGCTGGCGCTCACAACTCGGGCTCGCCGCCTAG
- a CDS encoding TetR/AcrR family transcriptional regulator translates to MFTASGYSRVSVAEILAEGGLKAPSLYHHFGDKEGIYSTWLQVSLKRLGAELSALVGEELPLPETLVRLHRALTAEDSPDVLAVWRDCEDLSPHGREEALRLLEEQVYRPVEAALGQGQRREAGLAKLIVNAMASSRNNYFGEQPSRPAIEAWLAALSQVPGGSQPLSSPNGTAGEARSLGVH, encoded by the coding sequence TTGTTCACGGCCTCGGGATACTCGCGCGTCAGCGTCGCCGAGATCCTTGCGGAAGGAGGGCTGAAGGCCCCGTCCCTTTACCATCACTTTGGCGACAAGGAAGGCATTTATTCGACTTGGCTCCAAGTCTCGCTCAAAAGGCTGGGCGCCGAGCTCTCCGCGTTGGTCGGGGAGGAGCTCCCATTGCCAGAAACGCTCGTGCGGCTTCACCGGGCGCTGACTGCCGAGGACAGCCCGGACGTGCTTGCGGTCTGGCGGGACTGCGAGGACCTCTCACCGCACGGCAGGGAAGAAGCCCTGAGGCTCCTGGAAGAACAGGTGTACAGACCGGTCGAGGCGGCTTTGGGTCAGGGCCAGCGGCGGGAAGCGGGCCTTGCAAAACTGATCGTGAACGCGATGGCATCGTCCCGCAATAATTACTTTGGGGAGCAACCGTCTCGTCCCGCGATCGAGGCGTGGCTTGCGGCGTTGAGCCAGGTCCCCGGAGGGTCACAGCCGTTGTCCAGTCCGAACGGGACGGCCGGCGAAGCTCGCTCGCTCGGTGTACACTGA
- a CDS encoding PilZ domain-containing protein — protein sequence MNASKVLEIGDTFRMEANGQRGNFIFEATLQSVEQLDMGANGVVAAIEGTSARLLEARMVTLVLMIGPQPRYAPTPQPFRIRVTGIDGMVNSSGSALEASLLDVSSEGFALFSKREIRLGDTIRFEIATPLGMVRGDGQVMNCRPAPDHPGFHRVGVKVIDLGRLDAPRWARVVQEY from the coding sequence GTGAACGCCTCAAAGGTCCTCGAGATCGGGGACACCTTCCGAATGGAAGCGAACGGCCAAAGGGGGAACTTCATCTTCGAGGCCACACTCCAGTCGGTGGAGCAACTCGACATGGGGGCTAACGGAGTGGTCGCCGCGATCGAAGGCACGTCTGCCCGGCTCCTCGAAGCGCGGATGGTGACGCTCGTCTTGATGATCGGCCCGCAGCCCCGCTACGCCCCGACACCCCAGCCGTTCCGCATCCGTGTGACCGGCATAGACGGAATGGTCAACTCTAGCGGATCCGCACTTGAAGCGAGCCTTCTCGACGTCTCCAGCGAGGGTTTCGCCCTCTTCTCGAAGCGTGAGATCCGGCTCGGCGACACGATCCGCTTCGAGATTGCGACCCCGCTCGGCATGGTTCGAGGCGATGGCCAAGTGATGAACTGCCGGCCCGCCCCAGACCATCCCGGCTTTCACCGCGTAGGCGTGAAGGTTATCGACTTGGGGCGGCTCGATGCGCCCCGTTGGGCGAGGGTCGTCCAGGAATACTGA
- a CDS encoding 4Fe-4S binding protein: MPYVVTEPCIGVKDKSCITVCPVDCIYEGDDMVYIHPDECIDCGLCEPECPVSAIFVDTDVPEQWREYVQKNQVKSAEISGG; the protein is encoded by the coding sequence ATGCCGTACGTCGTCACTGAACCCTGCATCGGAGTCAAGGACAAATCCTGCATCACCGTCTGCCCCGTAGACTGCATCTACGAAGGGGACGACATGGTTTACATCCACCCGGACGAGTGCATCGATTGCGGCCTCTGTGAGCCGGAGTGCCCCGTTTCCGCCATCTTCGTCGATACCGACGTGCCCGAGCAGTGGCGCGAGTACGTCCAAAAGAACCAGGTCAAGTCCGCCGAAATCAGCGGCGGCTAG